Proteins encoded in a region of the Scomber scombrus chromosome 16, fScoSco1.1, whole genome shotgun sequence genome:
- the zbtb8b gene encoding zinc finger and BTB domain-containing protein 8B, whose translation MDVPCYLPKLLFELNEQRKRDFFCDCSILVEGRVFKAHRNVLFAGSGYFRALLVHYLQDNGQRYSTASLDIVTADAFSIILDFLYSGRLALNRSNVIEVMSAGSYLQMTDLVNFCKGYIRSSLEICNKDKEGTTEKENQAQNGRMGPADSGSPPATISSGAGAAQPHSQVARADRGSDLGLESGTSAKTPLSLPVTNPPGTSRDMDRDYHSRDEFTSVSEGQKGHMDQTNLSSSSSSALTPELVNPKIEYDPDEELMESPDTKDLASYPGPSLHNPHHSRLLPPSPSPSNERSPLGYSPSFNTRQLMEMLARGEGPSPLGDRVGQRFTQGLSSSTGGGGRMDEGLGYMGSSIMEIQSDWLGEDTGDGLVVPVKLHKCPYCPYTAKQKGIMKRHIRCHTGERPFPCPMCGKRFTRQEHLRSHALSVHRHYWSVSCKSCRRTFTGPSVSPGLRRFSICDSCNCVTTTHDDSAPVHPAGQPEPIDRADWSSFMDDVDEVEVGRVEDLVEKQMLERQLDVCTDVGHTL comes from the exons ATGGACGTGCCTTGCTACCTGCCCAAACTTCTCTTTGAGCTCAATGAGCAGCGTAAGCGGGACTTCTTCTGTGACTGCAGCATCCTTGTGGAAGGCCGTGTCTTCAAGGCCCATCGTAACGTGTTGTTTGCGGGGAGTGGCTACTTTCGGGCTCTTCTGGTTCACTATCTGCAG GATAATGGGCAGCGCTACAGCACAGCATCACTGGACATTGTTACAGCTGATGCCTTCTCTATTATCCTGGACTTTCTTTACTCTGGCCGCTTGGCCCTGAACAGGAGCAATGTCATTGAGGTGATGTCAGCAGGCAGCTACCTGCAGATGACTGATCTGGTGAACTTTTGTAAAGGATACATCCGCTCATCTTTGGAAATATGCAACAAGGACAAGGAGGGTACCACAGAGAAGGAGAACCAGGCACAGAATGGAAGGATGGGTCCTGCGGATAGCGGCAGTCCTCCTGCGACTATCTCCAGTGGGGCAGGGGCTGCGCAGCCTCACTCACAGGTTGCAAGGGCAGATAGAGGGTCGGATTTGGGTCTGGAGTCTGGTACCTCAGCTAAAACCCCTTTGTCTCTCCCTGTTACCAACCCTCCAGGCACTAGCAGGGACATGGACCGGGACTACCATTCCAGGGATGAGTTTACATCTGTGAGTGAAGGACAGAAGGGGCACATGGATCAGACAAacctctcatcctcctcatcctctgctTTGACCCCAGAGTTAGTAAACCCAAAGATAGAGTATGACCCAGATGAGGAGCTTATGGAGTCCCCTGACACCAAAGACCTCGCCTCATATCCTGGGCCCTCCCTCCATAATCCTCATCATAGCAGGCTGCTTCCCCCAAGCCCCTCCCCCTCCAATGAGCGCTCCCCATTGGGATACAGCCCGTCCTTTAATACCCGGCAGCTGATGGAGATGCTGGCCAGAGGAGAAGGCCCCAGTCCTCTAGGGGACCGAGTGGGGCAGCGCTTTACCCAAGGACTCAGTAGcagcacaggaggaggagggagaatgGATGAAGGTTTAGGATATATGGGATCATCCATCATGGAGATCCAATCTGATTGGCTTGGAGAAGACACAG GTGATGGCTTGGTAGTGCCAGTTAAACTCCACAAGTGCCCCTATTGCCCGTACACTGCCAAGCAAAAAGGAATCATGAAGAGACACATTCGTTGTCACACAGGAGAGAGACCCTTCCCCTGTCCTATGTGTGGCAAGAGGTTCACGAGGCAGGAGCACCTCCGCAGCCACGCCCTTAGT GTCCACAGACACTACTGGTCAGTGTCATGCAAGAGCTGCAGGCGAACCTTTACAGGACCCAGTGTTTCTCCAGGACTCCGACGCTTCAGCATCTGCGACAGCTGCAACTGTGTGACCACCACTCATGATGATTCTGCCCCTGTTCACCCTGCCGGCCAACCCGAGCCTATAGACCGTGCAGACTGGTCCAGTTTTATGGACGATGTAGACGAGGTGGAGGTTGGCAGAGTGGAGGACTTGGTGGAGAAACAGATGCTTGAAAGACAGCTGGATGTCTGTACTGATGTAGGTCACACACTGTGA
- the LOC133996156 gene encoding tissue alpha-L-fucosidase-like has protein sequence MLAVTFVLFVGAFLSPPVTARYTADWSSLDARPLPSWYDGAKVGIFIHWGVFSVPGFDSEWFWWHWQGQQPPDQKCVNYMSKNYPPGFSYPEFAPQFHAQFFNPEEWADIFKASGAKYVVLTAKHHEGFTNWGSPNSWNWNSVDNGPHRDLVGDLGEAVRKRSLHYGLYNSLYEWFHPLYLNDKKNSFKTQEFVLHKLLPELYNMVVRYRPEVIWSDGDWEAPDTYWNSTQFLAWLYNESPVKDTVVTNDRWGAGCACKHGGYYNCQDKYTPGQLPQHKWEKCTSVDKLSWGYRRNMKMSELMTLPTIIEDLVHTVALGGNYLLNVGPTPDGMIPAVFEERLRGVGAWLEINGEAIYASKPWRVQAENTTMPIWYTSKGTSVYATVTTKPPKPTLQLLEPKTTSLTKVTLLGNSNPLPWSPIYPNGGLSVLLPELPYTPGQAWTLKLDGVQ, from the exons ATGCTGGCTGTAACATTTGTGCTTTTTGTCGGTGCTTTCCTATCTCCTCCTGTGACGGCTCGCTACACTGCGGACTGGAGCAGTCTGGATGCCAGACCGCTGCCTTCATGGTACGACGGGGCGAAGGTGGGCATCTTCATCCACTGGGGTGTGTTTTCTGTCCCCGGGTTTGACAGTGAGTGGTTCTGGTGGCACTGGCAGGGCCAACAACCTCCTGACCAGAAGTGTGTGAACTACATGTCAAAGAATTACCCGCCTGGGTTCAGTTACCCGGAATTTGCACCCCAGTTTCATGCCCAGTTCTTCAACCCGGAAGAGTGGGCGGACATATTCAAGGCTTCTGGTGCAAA ATATGTCGTCCTGACTGCCAAACACCACGAAGGATTTACTAACTGGGGGTCTCCAAACTCCTGGAACTGGAATTCTGTGGATAATGGTCCTCACAGGGACCTAGTGGGAGACCTGGGAGAGGCTGTGCGCAAGCG GTCATTGCACTATGGACTCTACAACTCGCTGTATGAGTGGTTCCACCCACTCTACCTAAACGATAAGAAGAATAGTTTCAAAACACAGGAGTTTGTGCTGCATAAACTACTGCCAGAGCTTTATAACATGGTTGTAAG GTACAGACCTGAAGTAATCTGGTCTGATGGGGACTGGGAAGCACCTGACACCTACTGGAACTCCACTCAGTTCCTGGCCTGGCTCTACAATGAAAGCCCTGTTAAA GATACAGTTGTGACCAATGACAGATGGGGAGCCGGCTGTGCTTGTAAACACGGCGGGTACTATAACTGTCAAGACAAGTATACTCCAGGCCAGCTGCCCCAGCACAAGTGGGAGAAATGCACATCTGTAGACAAGTTGTCTTGGGGCTATCGTCGGAACATGAAGATGAGTGAACTAATGACCTTACCCACTATTATAGAG GATCTGGTTCACACTGTAGCACTGGGAGGTAACTACCTTCTGAATGTGGGTCCCACTCCTGATGGGATGATCCCAGCAGTGTTTGAGGAGAGGCTCCGGGGAGTTGGTGCCTGGCTAGAGATCAACGGGGAAGCCATCTACGCTTCGAAACCCTGGAGGGTCCAGGCAGAGAACACCACTATGCCAATCTG GTATACATCTAAAGGGACCTCTGTTTATGCCACTGTGACCACCAAACCCCCCAAGCCCACATTGCAACTGTTGGAGCCCAAAACAACATCACTCACCAAG GTGACCTTGTTGGGAAATTCTAATCCCTTACCATGGTCCCCAATCTACCCAAATGGTGGCCTTTCTGTCCTTTTGCCTGAACTGCCCTACACCCCCGGTCAGGCCTGGACACTCAAACTGGATGGTGTCCAGTGA